The Deinococcus hopiensis KR-140 genome includes a window with the following:
- a CDS encoding IS3 family transposase — protein MRGARPKEVSVRRLCELHGVNRSWFYEQQGREEMDADQALSQDIEAVVVEFDGYGYRRVTRELARRGRPVNHKRVLRVMRERRLLCRPKRRYRATTDSNHNEKRFPNLLREVVPVRPDQVWQADLTYVRVRQGFVYLACVLDGFTREVVGWSMSKFLDADLPLAALNNALAARCPAPGLLHHSDQGVQYASRVYVDRLRSAGITPSMSRTGNPYDNAKMESFYKTLKTEEVDLQEYVDLDDARRHIEFFIADLYNRRRLHSSLGYVPPAEFAARYTTAQM, from the coding sequence ATGCGCGGAGCGCGCCCAAAAGAGGTGTCGGTGCGTCGTCTGTGTGAGCTGCACGGGGTTAATCGCTCGTGGTTCTACGAACAGCAGGGCCGGGAGGAGATGGACGCCGATCAGGCGTTGTCCCAGGACATTGAGGCCGTAGTGGTGGAGTTCGACGGATACGGATATCGGCGTGTCACCCGCGAGTTGGCCCGACGAGGCCGCCCAGTGAACCACAAGCGCGTGTTGAGAGTCATGCGGGAACGCCGGTTGCTCTGCCGCCCGAAGCGCCGCTATCGGGCGACAACCGATTCCAACCACAACGAGAAGCGCTTCCCAAATCTGCTACGCGAAGTCGTCCCAGTACGGCCAGATCAGGTCTGGCAAGCCGATCTGACCTACGTGCGAGTCCGCCAAGGCTTTGTGTACCTGGCCTGCGTGCTGGACGGTTTTACCCGTGAGGTGGTGGGCTGGTCCATGTCAAAGTTTCTGGACGCAGATTTACCGCTGGCAGCGCTCAACAACGCGCTTGCAGCGCGTTGTCCTGCCCCCGGTCTGCTGCACCATTCGGACCAGGGCGTGCAATACGCCAGTCGGGTGTACGTGGACCGCTTGCGGTCCGCAGGAATCACGCCAAGTATGTCCAGGACAGGCAATCCCTATGACAACGCCAAAATGGAGAGCTTCTACAAGACCCTGAAGACTGAGGAGGTCGATCTGCAAGAATACGTCGATCTGGACGACGCTCGACGACACATCGAGTTCTTTATTGCGGACCTGTACAACCGTCGCCGACTGCACTCCAGCCTGGGGTACGTTCCACCCGCCGAGTTCGCCGCCCGCTACACTACCGCCCAGATGTGA
- a CDS encoding SDR family NAD(P)-dependent oxidoreductase — translation MRTILLTGASSGIGAHTAMLLAKQGHRVLAAARRINQIPHHPHITSLALDLTDGSSIERLVHSLQPTMNIDVLINCAGYGEFGSIEDTCSEHARQQMEVNVVGPMALTRAILPRMRRAGRGRVVNVSSLAGEFAAPLGGWYHASKFALEALSDSLRGEVAHHGIKVVIVQPGYVDTDWHDDAMRRLDVASSGGAYSDMATAMRRYFKSAAVGRQMASADHVARTIVKAATTARPKTRYRVGPGATLAVALHTVLPDRTFDALTRAQFRYPRVQA, via the coding sequence ATGAGAACAATTCTGCTCACAGGGGCCTCGTCCGGTATCGGCGCCCACACCGCCATGCTCCTCGCCAAACAGGGACACCGTGTCCTCGCAGCAGCCCGCCGGATCAACCAGATTCCGCACCACCCGCACATCACATCCCTCGCCCTGGATTTAACCGATGGAAGTAGCATCGAACGGCTCGTGCACAGCCTCCAGCCCACCATGAACATCGACGTCTTGATCAACTGCGCGGGATACGGCGAATTCGGGTCCATCGAAGACACGTGCAGTGAGCACGCCCGGCAACAAATGGAGGTGAACGTCGTGGGTCCCATGGCGCTCACTCGGGCCATCCTTCCCCGAATGCGCCGGGCTGGACGAGGCCGTGTCGTGAACGTCTCCTCCCTGGCGGGAGAGTTCGCCGCGCCTCTTGGCGGTTGGTATCACGCCTCAAAGTTTGCGCTCGAAGCCCTCTCCGACAGCCTCCGTGGAGAAGTCGCTCACCACGGAATAAAGGTCGTGATCGTGCAGCCGGGGTATGTGGATACGGACTGGCACGACGACGCCATGCGCCGTCTGGACGTTGCTTCCAGTGGTGGCGCTTACTCGGACATGGCGACCGCCATGCGGCGTTATTTTAAGAGTGCAGCGGTTGGCCGCCAGATGGCGAGCGCTGATCACGTGGCCCGCACCATCGTCAAAGCGGCAACCACCGCGCGTCCAAAGACCCGTTACCGGGTCGGACCGGGAGCAACGTTGGCGGTTGCGCTTCATACGGTGCTGCCTGACCGCACCTTCGATGCTTTAACGCGAGCACAGTTCCGGTATCCCCGAGTTCAGGCATAA
- a CDS encoding TetR/AcrR family transcriptional regulator codes for MHSQDEVAFRLAWGLSHVPTRGPKPQYTIDDIAQAGVAVADASGLEGLSLANVAKAVGLTTTALYRYVSSKDTLIELIADAAAGPAPELTGATWQERVSAWAAARAAQIRLHPWLANVHPTSMPRLPHAIAWIDALLSAVADEPTIHGLRLALLVDTVVTTYTRNALSTMTATALPDWLNEAIASGHPHLGHAMTVQTDEDELRAAIAIILRGISPQAPI; via the coding sequence ATGCACAGTCAAGACGAAGTTGCTTTTCGCCTCGCGTGGGGACTTTCCCATGTCCCAACACGAGGGCCAAAACCCCAATACACCATCGATGACATTGCTCAAGCTGGCGTTGCCGTCGCCGACGCCTCGGGCCTCGAAGGTCTCTCACTCGCCAATGTGGCCAAGGCCGTTGGCTTGACCACCACAGCGTTGTACCGGTATGTGTCCTCTAAAGACACGTTGATTGAACTCATTGCTGACGCCGCTGCCGGTCCTGCTCCCGAACTCACAGGTGCAACCTGGCAGGAGCGTGTAAGTGCCTGGGCAGCGGCGCGCGCAGCTCAAATCCGCCTGCACCCCTGGCTGGCAAATGTCCATCCCACAAGCATGCCGCGCCTTCCCCACGCCATTGCCTGGATTGACGCGTTGCTTTCGGCTGTCGCCGATGAGCCCACGATCCATGGTCTCCGACTGGCCCTGCTCGTCGATACCGTCGTCACCACGTACACTCGCAATGCGCTTTCCACCATGACCGCCACAGCCTTGCCAGACTGGTTGAATGAAGCAATTGCTTCGGGTCATCCACATTTGGGACACGCCATGACGGTGCAAACAGATGAGGACGAACTCCGCGCTGCCATCGCTATCATCCTCCGCGGAATATCACCTCAAGCCCCTATCTGA
- a CDS encoding LCP family protein produces the protein MPTALLVQRSLVFTLAVFLAFTPLLSSVGAVTRPATVAGQTTSPHTQRFALAPRPPTRSVNYLIAGVAPDYRAPGVRAPENFRGNTDSLLLVQLDPVSNTVRTLSLPRDTRVWLPGHGWRKLNSALPRLGPNGMVRAVETLTGLRIQAYVLVNLNGVRHLTEALGGVDIYVPQDMTYDDKAAGLHIRLKKGWRHLSGTQAEQFVRFRKDAMGDIGRLQRQQTFVKALARRLLAPAGALRLSALPQTLKQDVRTNASASDIGAALGMALHWPRVETFLLPGRFLTVNHASYWGVEAAAARRTLGNFSRAGTSVPITRDVRTLRIILVNTSGTSAQLTNAQVRLRRAGYRNVTVSQREVPPGRASAVLSNENVNEAKRVRRDLGFGEASVSGQGSVYADVTVWVGRDAVPTAPIAAGKRK, from the coding sequence ATGCCCACCGCCCTTCTCGTCCAGCGCTCTCTGGTGTTTACCCTCGCCGTGTTCCTCGCCTTCACTCCGCTGCTCTCCAGCGTGGGCGCAGTGACGCGGCCCGCCACAGTTGCGGGTCAGACCACGTCCCCTCACACCCAGCGCTTTGCACTTGCGCCGCGCCCACCCACCAGGTCGGTCAACTATCTCATTGCGGGTGTTGCTCCTGACTACCGTGCACCAGGTGTTCGTGCGCCCGAGAACTTTCGCGGCAACACAGACAGTCTGCTGCTGGTCCAACTCGATCCTGTGTCCAACACGGTGCGTACCCTCAGTCTGCCGCGCGACACCCGCGTGTGGTTGCCGGGTCACGGCTGGCGCAAGCTCAATTCCGCCTTGCCCAGGCTCGGCCCGAACGGCATGGTCCGTGCAGTCGAGACCTTGACGGGCCTCCGAATTCAAGCGTATGTGCTCGTCAACCTGAATGGTGTGCGGCACCTGACAGAAGCCCTCGGTGGTGTGGATATCTATGTCCCGCAGGACATGACGTATGACGACAAAGCAGCTGGGTTGCACATCCGTTTGAAAAAGGGCTGGCGGCACCTGTCCGGGACGCAGGCCGAGCAGTTCGTGCGGTTCCGGAAAGACGCCATGGGGGATATCGGACGTCTGCAGCGCCAACAAACCTTCGTGAAGGCGCTGGCTCGCCGACTGCTCGCGCCTGCGGGTGCGCTCCGGCTAAGCGCCCTCCCTCAAACCTTGAAACAAGACGTCCGCACGAATGCCAGCGCCTCCGATATCGGTGCGGCCCTCGGCATGGCCCTACACTGGCCCCGCGTGGAAACGTTCCTGCTGCCTGGACGCTTCCTCACGGTGAACCACGCGAGTTACTGGGGAGTAGAGGCCGCGGCGGCACGGCGAACCTTGGGAAACTTCAGCCGTGCGGGCACATCCGTTCCCATCACGCGCGACGTGCGGACACTCCGGATCATCCTGGTGAATACAAGCGGTACGTCAGCGCAATTGACGAACGCGCAGGTACGGTTGCGGCGAGCCGGGTACAGGAATGTCACCGTTAGTCAGCGCGAAGTTCCACCCGGACGAGCCAGCGCGGTGCTGTCAAACGAAAACGTGAACGAGGCGAAGCGTGTCCGTCGAGACCTCGGTTTTGGGGAGGCGAGTGTCTCCGGGCAGGGGTCCGTGTATGCGGACGTGACTGTATGGGTGGGGCGGGACGCAGTCCCCACCGCTCCCATTGCTGCTGGGAAGCGGAAGTAG
- a CDS encoding IS1/IS1595 family N-terminal zinc-binding domain-containing protein has protein sequence MPGVSPSINGPGGPQCSGVPTVRNGHAHTGKQRYRCRECRRQVTLEFDGRRISSAKEAEVNRLCTERLSHRGICQTTGASHSWFLHAPLLS, from the coding sequence ATGCCGGGAGTTTCACCGAGCATAAACGGCCCCGGCGGCCCGCAGTGCAGTGGCGTCCCCACCGTGAGAAATGGGCACGCACACACCGGCAAGCAGCGGTATCGCTGTCGCGAATGCCGCCGTCAGGTCACGCTCGAGTTCGATGGGCGACGGATCTCGTCGGCAAAAGAAGCAGAAGTGAACCGACTGTGCACCGAACGCCTCTCCCACCGCGGGATTTGCCAGACCACTGGGGCCAGCCACTCCTGGTTTCTGCATGCACCCCTGCTGTCTTGA
- a CDS encoding DEAD/DEAH box RNA helicase, with protein sequence MNFDQLIAPELAARLAERGITEATPIQIDSLPQTLAGKDLIGRARTGTGKTLAYALPIIQNLEPSRERARPPRAIVVAPTRELAKQVAEEFSKSAPSLTTVTVYGGAPYAPQENSMRRGVDVVVGTPGRLIDHLERGNLDLSQIQYTVLDEADEMLSVGFADAIETILQKTPEARQTMLFSATLNDEIRRLSRKYLREPVVVDMVGEGKSQAAQTVEHLRVRVGRTRTRVLADLLTIYNPEKAIVFTRTKREADELAIELIHRGLEAEPLHGDLAQNQRERALGAFRAGRVGVLVATDVAARGLDIPEVDLVVQYHLPQDHESYVHRSGRTGRAGRPGTAIVMYGDREAREIRNLEYRTGVQFRELPLPTPREVAAASAKASADLVRKVDGGVASTFQAEAERLFSELGLEALARALAKISGVTEPVKAVSLLSGEEGLTTVILHAERISVARAVGIIARNSDVDTRRLGKVRQWRGGVVADVPSELLEKLLAANPLEGEVQVEVAQELPELFEAPAREGRQGGYGGRGNYRDEGGARGGNRSGGGQGRWSRDRDTRSQDANRPTEARREDFADREFAPGRR encoded by the coding sequence ATGAACTTTGATCAACTGATCGCGCCCGAACTCGCGGCGCGTCTCGCTGAACGCGGCATCACCGAGGCCACGCCCATTCAGATTGATAGCCTTCCTCAGACTCTTGCGGGCAAGGACCTTATAGGCCGTGCCCGTACCGGTACGGGCAAGACCCTGGCCTACGCGCTCCCCATCATCCAAAACCTGGAACCCAGCCGCGAGCGGGCCCGACCGCCGCGCGCCATTGTTGTGGCGCCCACCCGCGAACTCGCCAAGCAAGTCGCGGAGGAGTTCTCCAAGAGTGCACCGAGCCTGACCACGGTCACCGTATACGGAGGTGCGCCCTACGCGCCCCAAGAAAACTCGATGCGGCGAGGCGTGGACGTGGTCGTCGGCACTCCCGGTCGGTTGATTGATCACCTGGAGCGCGGCAATCTCGACCTCAGTCAGATTCAGTACACCGTGCTGGACGAAGCCGACGAGATGCTCAGCGTGGGCTTTGCCGACGCCATCGAGACCATCTTGCAAAAGACCCCCGAGGCACGTCAGACCATGCTCTTCAGCGCCACGCTGAATGATGAAATTCGCCGCCTCTCGCGCAAATACCTGCGTGAGCCTGTTGTGGTGGATATGGTCGGCGAGGGTAAGAGTCAGGCCGCTCAGACTGTAGAGCACCTCCGGGTCCGGGTAGGCCGGACCCGGACCCGCGTGCTGGCGGACCTGCTGACCATCTATAACCCCGAGAAGGCCATCGTCTTTACCCGAACCAAGCGCGAGGCCGATGAGCTGGCCATCGAGCTGATCCACCGTGGCCTTGAAGCGGAGCCGCTGCACGGCGATCTGGCTCAGAATCAGCGGGAACGTGCGTTGGGGGCCTTCCGCGCGGGACGGGTGGGCGTGCTCGTGGCGACGGACGTGGCCGCGCGTGGCCTGGACATCCCCGAGGTGGACCTGGTGGTGCAGTACCACCTGCCCCAGGACCACGAGAGCTACGTGCACCGCTCGGGCCGCACAGGGCGTGCCGGCCGCCCCGGCACTGCCATCGTAATGTACGGTGACCGTGAGGCGCGCGAGATCCGGAACTTGGAATACCGCACGGGCGTGCAGTTCAGGGAACTCCCCCTGCCCACGCCCAGGGAAGTGGCGGCGGCAAGCGCCAAGGCGAGTGCCGATCTCGTCCGCAAGGTGGACGGCGGCGTCGCCTCCACGTTCCAGGCCGAGGCCGAGCGGCTGTTCAGCGAACTGGGCCTCGAGGCCCTCGCCCGCGCCCTCGCCAAGATCAGTGGCGTGACCGAGCCCGTCAAAGCCGTCAGTCTGCTCAGCGGTGAAGAAGGCCTGACCACCGTCATCCTGCACGCCGAGCGCATAAGCGTCGCCCGCGCAGTGGGGATCATCGCGCGCAACAGCGATGTAGATACCCGCCGCCTCGGTAAGGTACGTCAATGGCGTGGCGGCGTGGTGGCCGACGTGCCCAGTGAGCTTCTCGAGAAGCTGCTCGCCGCCAATCCGCTGGAAGGGGAAGTGCAGGTGGAGGTCGCACAGGAGTTGCCCGAACTCTTCGAGGCCCCAGCCCGCGAAGGTCGCCAGGGCGGTTACGGCGGACGCGGCAACTACCGCGACGAGGGCGGCGCCCGTGGTGGCAACCGCAGCGGAGGCGGCCAGGGCAGGTGGAGTCGCGACCGTGATACCCGTAGCCAGGACGCCAACCGCCCCACAGAAGCTCGTCGTGAGGATTTCGCAGACCGCGAGTTCGCGCCTGGCAGACGCTAA